From a single Syngnathus scovelli strain Florida chromosome 2, RoL_Ssco_1.2, whole genome shotgun sequence genomic region:
- the mbd4 gene encoding methyl-CpG-binding domain protein 4 encodes MDSCGCHPKIPQGWTREVRQRRSGKTVGKLDVYITSPHGQTFRSRASLRAFLVKNAQDVDIDLFDFKATSLHCLPVGEKQTSAGQQDIPEETSQILAPPPKTSERASSPHKSLCVEQTNSESQRTPEHATWAHEDVTLHEGFEKDNKPNREQELVSDLTAGNGAKKVANSKNKSKYSKDNRKTSPYFSRKNLADGPSPPRRKAFKKWTPPRSPFNLVQEILFHNVWKLLVATIFLNKTRGKMAIPLLWQFFELYPSAEVARRADRKVMSELLRPLGLFDLRAKIIIRFSDEFLSKAWRYPIELHGIGKYGNDSYRIFCVEEWRQVTPDDHMLNKYHTWLWENQETLGI; translated from the exons ATGGATTCATGTGGCTGCCACCCCAAAATACCTCAAGGTTGGACCAGAGAGGTTCGACAGCGACGATCAGGCAAGACAGTGGGAAAACTGGACGTGTACATTACTAG TCCTCACGGACAGACGTTTCGATCGAGAGCTTCTCTGCGAGCGTTCCTCGTAAAAAACGCTCAAGACGTGGACATCGACCTCTTTGATTTTAAAGCAACCTCTCTTCATTGCCTCCCTGTTGGAGAGAAGCAGACATCAGCTGGACAGCAGGACATTCCGGAAGAGACATCACAAATACTGGCTCCGCCTCCAAAGACATCTGAAAGAGCTAGCTCCCCGCACAAAAGCCTGTGTGTGGAGCAGACGAACTCTGAAAGCCAAAGGACTCCTGAACATGCAACTTGGGCACATGAAGATGTCACATTGCACGAGGGATTCGAAAAAGACAACAAACCCAATCGGGAACAAGAGTTAGTATCGGACCTAACTGCTGGAAATGGCGCAAAGAAAGTGGCAAATTCCAAAAATA AATCGAAATATTCCAAAGACAACCGGAAAACGAGCCCTTACTTTAGCAGAAAGAATCTCGCAGAtg GTCCCAGTCCACCTCGAAGAAAGGCCTTCAAGAAGTGGACACCTCCTCGTTCTCCTTTCAACCTTGTTCAAGAAATCCTGTTCCATAATGTCTGGAAACTACTGGTGGCTACCATCTTTCTCAACAAAACAAGGG GTAAGATGGCCATTCCGCTCCTTTGGCAATTCTTCGAGCTGTACCCATCTGCAGAGGTGGCCCGCCGAGCTGACCGCAAGGTCATGTCGGAACTCCTGAGGCCGCTCGGCCTCTTTGACCTTCGGGCCAAAATCATCATCAGATTCTCGG ACGAATTCCTGAGCAAAGCGTGGCGTTACCCCATCGAGCTGCACGGCATCGGGAAGTACGGCAACGATTCCTACAGAATCTTCTGTGTGGAGGAATGGAGACAG GTGACGCCTGATGATCACATGTTGAACAAATATCATACCTGGCTGTGGGAAAACCAagagacgctcggaatctga
- the ift122 gene encoding intraflagellar transport protein 122 homolog — protein sequence MRAVLVWKETTRQHCVYDLAFKPDGTQLVVAAGLHVLVYDTTDGTIIQPLKGHKDVVYCVAYAKDGKRFASGSADKSIIIWTSKLEGILKYTHYDSIQCVAYNPVTHQLASCSSGDFGLWSPEQKSVNKHKVSSKITCCGWTNDGQYLALGMMNGVVSIRNKNGEEKVKIDRSGSSSTPVWSIAWNPSKDEQHDILAVADWGQKLSFYQLSGKQIGKDRTLSYDPCCVSYFSKGEYIVMGGSDKQASLYTKDGVRLGVIGEQNSRVCTCRVKPDSNFMVMGCQDGTIACYQLNFSTVHGLYKDRYAYRDNMTDVIVQHLITEGKVRIKCGELVKKIAIYKNRLAIQLPEKIIIYELFSDDSADMRYRIKEKICKKFDCNLLVVCSNHIVLCQEKRLQCLSFSSVKEKEWLMESLIRYIKVIGGPPGREGLLVGLKNGAILKIFVDNPFPITLLKLSTSVRCLDMSASRKKLAVVDEHNTLLVYDIISKELLFQEPNANSVAWNTQCEAMLCFSGNGYLNIKASNFPVHQQKMQGFMVGFNGSKIFCLHVYSMSAVEVPQSAPMYQYLERKMFKEAHQIACLGVTDSDWRDLATEALEGLDFDIAKKAFIRIQDLRYLELINSIEARKMRGENDNDLFLADIYAYQGKFHEAAKLYKRSGQEPKALGMYTDLRMFDYAKDYVGAADPKTSRILMAKQADWAKCSKEPQAAAEMYISAGENLKAIDVLGEHGWADMLIDLARKLDKAEREPLAKCAFYFKKLKHHGYASETYSKMGDLQALVQLHVETQHWDEAFSLAEKHPQFKNDVFVPYAQWLAENDRFEEAQKAFHKAGRQNEAVRVLEQLTQNAVVERRFDDAGYYYWMLSMQCLDIARENEDQREEMLKKFEHFQTLAELYHVYHPIQRYTDEPFSSLMPETLFNICRFLLSNLPKDNPPPGIFKVNTLYALAKQSRKLGAYKLARLCYEKLQKLYIPSRFQECIELDSLTIRAKPFHDSEELTEALMCYRCSNKPLLNNQGTACLNCKQPFIYSASSYEVLPLVQFYLEEGISDEEAVSLIDLEVPHTEQTDAHWQHMDNDAQVLKMDDGLDDAEEDPFTPKMIFEQGGSNFVPVKVNRSVLRSMSRRDVLIKRWPAPLKWEYFRSLLPDVSITMCPTCFKMFHSEDYELLVLQHNCCPFCRRPIDEPN from the exons ATGAGAGCCGTCCTGGTCTGGAAAGAAACAACACGTCAGCATTG TGTTTACGACCTTGCCTTCAAGCCAGATGGCACCCAACTAGTAGTGGCAGCAGGCCTCCATGTTCTG GTTTATGACACAACAGACGGAACAATTATTCAGCCTTTAAAAGGACACAAAGATGTAGTCTACTGTGTTGCTTATGCCAAGGATG GAAAAAGATTTGCCTCTGGCTCGGCTGACAAGAGCATAATAATATGGACATCTAAACTGGAGGGTATTTTAAAGTACAC ACACTACGATTCCATCCAGTGTGTTGCCTACAACCCAGTTACTCACCAACTCGCATCCTGTTCCTCGGGTGACTTTG GCCTTTGGTCGCCGGAGCAAAAGTCGGTGAACAAACACAAAGTGAGCAGCAAAATAACATGTTGCGG GTGGACCAACGATGGGCAATACCTTGCTCTCGGTATGATGAATGGAGTGGTGAGCATTCGGAACAAGAACGGTGAAGAAAAAGTCAAGATAGACCGCTCGGGAAGCTCCTCCACTCCAGTCTGGTCCATCGCTTGGAACCCCTCCAA GGATGAGCAACATGACATTCTGGCCGTGGCTGACTGGGGTCAGAAGCTTTCCTTCTACCAACTCAGTGGAAAGCAG ATTGGAAAGGACAGGACTCTGTCCTACGACCCGTGCTGCGTCAGTTATTTCTCCAAGGGCGAGTACATTGTCATGGGCGGCTCTGACAAACAGGCGTCCCTCTACACCAAAGACGGCGTGCGACTGGGCGTCATTGGAGAGCAGAATTCCAGGGTGTGCACCTGCCGGGTCAAGCCTGACTCCAATTTTATG GTGATGGGTTGCCAAGATGGGACTATCGCCTGCTACCAGCTCAACTTCAGTACAGTTCACGGCCTCTACAAGGATCGCTATGCTTATCGAGACAACATGACTGATGTCATCGTTCAGCACCTCATCACTGAAGGAAAAG tgAGGATTAAGTGCGGTGAGCTGGTGAAGAAAATCGCCATCTACAAAAACCGCCTGGCCATCCAGCTTCCCGAGAAGATCATCATCTACGAGCTTTTCTCCGACGACTCTGCGGACATGCGCTATCGCATCAAAGAGAAAATCTGCAAGAAGTTTGACTGCAACTTGCTGGTGGTCTGCTCCAATCACATTGTCCTGTGTCAG GAGAAGAGGCTTCAGTGTCTGTCCTTCTCCAGCGTCAAAGAAAAAGAATGGCTCATGGAGTCGCTCATTCGCTACATCAAAGTGATCGGCGGGCCGCCAGGCCGAGAAGGCCTTCTGGTGGGCTTAAAAAACGGAGCT ATCTTAAAGATTTTTGTGGACAACCCATTTCCCATCACACTGCTGAAGTTGTCAACGTCAGTGCGATGCCTGGACATGAGCGCCTCGCGAAAAAAGCTGGCCGTGGTGGACGAACATAATACTCTCCTCGTCTACGACATTATCAGCAAAGAACTGCTTTTTCAG GAGCCTAACGCTAACAGTGTGGCTTGGAACACTCAGTGTGAGGCGATGCTGTGCTTCTCCGGCAACGGCTACCTTAACATCAAGGCCAGCAACTTCCCCGTACACCAGCAGAAGATGCAAGGCTTCATGGTGGGCTTCAATGGCTCTAAAATCTTCTGTCTCCACGTCTATTCTATGTCCGCCGTGGAGGTCCCTCAG TCTGCACCCATGTACCAGTACCTGGAGAGGAAGATGTTTAAGGAGGCCCACCAAATCGCCTGTTTAGGTGTGACAGACAGCGATTGGAGAGATTTGGCCACAGAAGCTCTGGAGGGCCTTGATTTTGACATTGCCAAGAAG GCCTTCATTAGAATACAAGACCTACGCTACCTGGAGCTCATCAACAGTATTGAG GCGAGGAAGATGAGGGGCGAGAATGACAACGACCTGTTCCTGGCCGACATCTACGCCTACCAGGGGAAATTCCACGAGGCGGCCAAACTCTACAAGCGGAGCGGTCAGGAACCCAAAGCTTTGGGCATGTACACTGACCTGCGCATGTTCGACTACGCCAAG GATTATGTCGGGGCGGCAGACCCAAAGACGTCGCGCATCCTGATGGCCAAGCAGGCCGACTGGGCCAAGTGCAGCAAGGAGCCTCAAGCAGCGGCAGAGATGTACATCTCAGCCGGAGAGAATCTCAAAGCCATTGATGTTTTAGGAGAGCATGGCTGGGCAGACAT GCTGATAGACTTGGCTCGTAAGCTGGACAAAGCTGAGCGAGAACCACTGGCAAAATGTGCTTTCTATTTTAAGAAGCTGAAGCACCACGGCTATGCCTCGGAGACTTATTCCAAGATGGGGGACTTGCAGGCCCTGGTGCAGCTACATGTGGAAACGCAGCATTGGGACGAG GCCTTCTCACTGGCAGAGAAGCATCCCCAGTTTAAAAATGACGTCTTTGTGCCTTACGCTCAGTGGTTGGCTGAGAACGACCGATTCGAGGAAGCGCAAAAAG CATTTCACAAGGCCGGGCGACAGAACGAAGCTGTCAGAGTGTTGGAGCAGCTTACCCAGAACGCAGTTGTGGAGAGGAGGTTCGATGATGCCGGCTATTATTACTGGATGCTCTCCATGCAGTGTCTTGACATCGCCAGAG AAAATGAAGATCAGCGAGAGGAAATGCTGAAAAAGTTTGAACATTTCCAGACTCTTGCAGAGCTCTACCATGTCTACCACCCTATTCAGCGCTACACG GATGAGCCCTTCAGTTCCCTCATGCCAGAGACGCTGTTCAATATCTGCAGGTTCCTCCTGAGCAACCTCCCCAAGGACAACCCACCACCGGGCATCTTTAAAGT TAATACCTTGTAcgctttagccaagcaaagtcgAAAACTGGGCGCCTATAAGTTGGCCAGGCTTTGCTACGAGAAGCTCCAGAAGCTGTACATTCCGTCTCGCTTTCAGGAGTGCATAGAGCTGGACAGCCTCACCATTCGGGCTAAACCTTTCCACGACAGCGAG GAACTGACGGAAGCCCTGATGTGTTACCGCTGCTCCAACAAACCGCTGTTGAACAATCAGGGGACAGCGTGCCTCAACTGCAAGCAGCCTTTTATTTATTCAGCCTCGTCGTATG aggTGCTGCCGCTGGTGCAGTTCTACTTGGAGGAAGGCATCAGCGACGAGGAAGCCGTGTCTCTTATCGACCTGGAAGTTCCTCACACGGAGCAGACGGATGCGCACTGGCAGCATATGGACAACG ATGCGCAGGTGTTAAAGATGGATGACGGTTTGGATGATGCAGAGGAAGACCCGTTCACACCCAAAATGATCTTTGAG CAGGGCGGCTCGAACTTTGTCCCCGTCAAGGTGAATCGCTCTGTGCTGCGCTCCATGAGCAGGAGGGACGTCCTGATCAAGCGCTGGCCGGCGCCGCTCAAATGGGAGTACTTCCGCTCGCTGCTTCCTGACGTCAGCATCACCATGTGTCCCACCTGCTTCAAG ATGTTCCACAGCGAAGACTACGAGCTTCTGGTGCTTCAGCACAACTGCTGTCCGTTCTGTCGCAGGCCCATCGACGAACCGAACTGA
- the LOC125988082 gene encoding rhodopsin-like, with product MNGTEGPNFYVPMSNKTGVVRSPFEHPQYYLAEPWKYSLVAAYMLFLIITTFPINFLTLYVTLKHKKLRTPLNYVLLNLAVADLFMVLGGFTVTLYTSLHGYFSLGVAGCNIEGFFATLGGEVALWSLVILAIERYVVVCKPMSNFRFGEKHAICGLAITWIMALTCAMPPLLGWSRYIPEGMQCSCGIDYYTPKPELNNASFVIYMFVLHFAIPLVIIFFCYGRLLCTVRAAAQQQQESESTQRAEKEVTRMVVVMVIAFLVCWVPYASVAWYIFANQGVQFGPVFMTAPAFFAKSAALYNPIIYILLNKQFRNCMITTVCCGKNPFGDDDDVASSTLSKTQTSSIASSQVAPA from the exons ATGAATGGCACAGAAGGACCCAACTTTTACGTGCCCATGTCCAACAAGACAGGAGTGGTGCGCAGCCCCTTCGAGCACCCGCAGTACTACCTGGCCGAGCCTTGGAAGTACTCGCTGGTGGCGGCCTACATGCTCTTCCTCATCATCACCACCTTCCCCATCAACTTCCTCACGCTCTACGTCACGCTCAAGCACAAGAAGCTGAGGACGCCCCTCAACTACGTCCTGCTCAACCTGGCCGTGGCCGATCTCTTCATGGTGCTGGGGGGCTTCACCGTCACGCTCTACACGTCCTTGCATGGCTACTTCAGCCTGGGTGTGGCCGGCTGCAACATCGAAGGATTCTTCGCCACTTTAGGAG GCGAGGTGGCCCTGTGGTCGCTGGTGATTTTGGCGATCGAGCGCTACGTGGTGGTGTGCAAACCGATGAGCAATTTCCGCTTTGGGGAGAAGCACGCCATCTGCGGGCTGGCCATCACGTGGATCATGGCTTTGACCTGCGCCATGCCCCCCCTGCTTGGATGGTCGCG GTACATCCCGGAGGGAATGCAGTGTTCGTGCGGCATCGACTACTACACGCCCAAACCGGAGCTCAACAACGCCTCGTTTGTCATCTACATGTTCGTCCTGCATTTCGCCATCCCTCTGGTCATCATCTTCTTCTGCTACGGCCGCCTGCTTTGCACCGTCAGAGCG GCGGCGCAACAGCAGCAGGAGTCAGAAAGCACGCAGCGGGCCGAGAAGGAGGTGACCCGCATGGTGGTCGTCATGGTGATCGCTTTTCTGGTGTGCTGGGTGCCGTACGCCAGCGTAGCCTGGTACATCTTTGCCAACCAGGGCGTTCAATTCGGGCCTGTCTTCATGACGGCGCCCGCTTTCTTCGCCAAAAGCGCCGCCCTCTACAACCCCATCATCTACATCCTGCTCAACAAGCAG TTCCGCAACTGCATGATCACCACCGTGTGCTGCGGCAAGAACCCGTTCGGCGACGATGACGACGTAGCGAGCTCCACACTCTCCAAAACACAGACTTCGTCCATTGCCTCCAGTCAGGTGGCCCCCGCTTGA